From one Meles meles chromosome 18, mMelMel3.1 paternal haplotype, whole genome shotgun sequence genomic stretch:
- the POLG2 gene encoding DNA polymerase subunit gamma-2, mitochondrial isoform X1, whose protein sequence is MRSGAAVRACQKVCRCLLSGFGGRVDGGQPEPLMEGRSSFGVPVRSHTELPRGSEPIEAPESSEGTEELVEICQRRHFFSGSKRQLSRHSLLSGCHPGFGPLGIELRKNLAAEWWSSVVVFREQVFPVDALHQEPGPTLPGDSAFRLVSAETLREILQDKELSKEQLVAFLENVLKTSGKLRENLLHGTLEHYVNCLDLVNKRLPFGLAQVGVCFHPVADTKQTPDGVKRIGEKTEASLVWFTSARTAGQWLDFWLRHRLLWWRKFAMSPSNFSSSDCQDEEGRKGNQLYYNFPWGKEPIETLWNLGDRELLHTCPGNESQLHGRDGRKNVVPYVLSVTGNLDRGVLAYLYDSFQLTENSFTRKKNLHRKVLKLHPCLAPVKVALDVGRGPTVELRQVCQGLFNELLENGISVWPGYIETVQSSLEQLYSKYDEMSILFTVLITEATLENGLIHLRSRDTTMKEMMHISKVKDFLVKYISSAKNV, encoded by the exons ATGCGTTCTGGCGCCGCAGTCAGGGCCTGCCAGAAAGTGTGCAGGTGCCTGTTGTCTGGGTTTGGAGGTCGAGTGGATGGGGGGCAGCCTGAGCCGTTAATGGAAGGGAGGAGTTCCTTCGGAGTGCCCGTGAGGTCGCACACGGAGCTGCCTCGGGGGAGCGAGCCGATCGAGGCCCCTGAGTCCAGTGAGGGGACCGAGGAGCTGGTAGAGATCTGTCAGAGAAGGCATTTCTTCAGTGGCAGCAAGCGGCAGCTTAGCCGACATTCTCTTCTGAGCGGGTGCCACCCCGGCTTTGGCCCCTTGGGCATTGAGTTGCGGAAGAACCTGGCAGCGGAATGGTGGTCCTCGGTGGTGGTGTTCAGGGAGCAGGTCTTCCCGGTAGATGCCCTCCATCAGGAGCCTGGCCCTACGCTGCCTGGGGACAGTGCCTTCAGGTTAGTTTCAGCAGAAACTCTACGGGAGATCTTGCAAGACAAAGAGCTGAGTAAGGAACAGCTAGTAGCATTTCTTGAAAACGTATTAAAAACTTCTGGGAAACTACGGGAGAACCTTCTTCACG GTACTTTGGAGCACTATGTTAATTGCCTGGATCTGGTAAACAAGAGACTACCTTTTGGCCTTGCCCAGGTTGGAGTGTGTTTTCATCCTGTTGCTGATACTAAGCAGACACCTGATGGTGTTAAAAG AATCggtgagaagactgaggcttcACTGGTTTGGTTTACTTCAGCAAGAACCGCAGGCCAGTGGCTTGATTTCTGGTTACGTCATCGACTCCTGTGGTGGAGAAAG TTTGCTATGAGTCCATCTAACTTCAGCAGCAGTGATTGTCAGGACGAAGAGGGACGAAAAGGAAACCAACTTTATTACAACTTCCCATGGGGAAAGGAGCCAATAGAGACCCTGTGGAATCTAGGAGACCGTGAACTTTTACACACGTGTCCTGGAAATGAGTCTCAATTACAC GGCCGAGATGGACGAAAAAATGTGGTTCCATATGTTTTATCTGTTACTGGAAATCTGGACCGAGGTGTGCTGGCTTACCTCTACGATTCTTTCCAGCTCACAGAGAACTCCTTTACAAGGAAGAAGAATCTTCATAGAAAG GTACTTAAACTTCACCCTTGTTTAGCCCCTGTTAAGGTTGCTTTGGATGTGGGAAGAGGCCCAACGGTGGAATTAAGACAG GTCTGTCAAGGGTTATTTAATGAATTACTAGAAAATGGAATTTCTGTGTGGCCTGGTTATATAGAAACTGTGCAGTCCTCATTGGAACAACTTTACTCAAA ATATGATGAAATGAGTATCCTGTTCACAGTTTTGATTACTGAAGCTACTTTGGAGAATGGATTAATACATCTGAGAAGTAGAGACACCACAATGAAGGAAATGATGCATATATCCAAAGTAAAAGATTTTTTGGTCAAGTATATATCATCAGCTAAGAATGTAtag
- the POLG2 gene encoding DNA polymerase subunit gamma-2, mitochondrial isoform X2, with protein sequence MRSGAAVRACQKVCRCLLSGFGGRVDGGQPEPLMEGRSSFGVPVRSHTELPRGSEPIEAPESSEGTEELVEICQRRHFFSGSKRQLSRHSLLSGCHPGFGPLGIELRKNLAAEWWSSVVVFREQVFPVDALHQEPGPTLPGDSAFRLVSAETLREILQDKELSKEQLVAFLENVLKTSGKLRENLLHGTLEHYVNCLDLVNKRLPFGLAQVGVCFHPVADTKQTPDGVKRIGEKTEASLVWFTSARTAGQWLDFWLRHRLLWWRKFAMSPSNFSSSDCQDEEGRKGNQLYYNFPWGKEPIETLWNLGDRELLHTCPGNESQLHGRDGRKNVVPYVLSVTGNLDRGVLAYLYDSFQLTENSFTRKKNLHRKVCQGLFNELLENGISVWPGYIETVQSSLEQLYSKYDEMSILFTVLITEATLENGLIHLRSRDTTMKEMMHISKVKDFLVKYISSAKNV encoded by the exons ATGCGTTCTGGCGCCGCAGTCAGGGCCTGCCAGAAAGTGTGCAGGTGCCTGTTGTCTGGGTTTGGAGGTCGAGTGGATGGGGGGCAGCCTGAGCCGTTAATGGAAGGGAGGAGTTCCTTCGGAGTGCCCGTGAGGTCGCACACGGAGCTGCCTCGGGGGAGCGAGCCGATCGAGGCCCCTGAGTCCAGTGAGGGGACCGAGGAGCTGGTAGAGATCTGTCAGAGAAGGCATTTCTTCAGTGGCAGCAAGCGGCAGCTTAGCCGACATTCTCTTCTGAGCGGGTGCCACCCCGGCTTTGGCCCCTTGGGCATTGAGTTGCGGAAGAACCTGGCAGCGGAATGGTGGTCCTCGGTGGTGGTGTTCAGGGAGCAGGTCTTCCCGGTAGATGCCCTCCATCAGGAGCCTGGCCCTACGCTGCCTGGGGACAGTGCCTTCAGGTTAGTTTCAGCAGAAACTCTACGGGAGATCTTGCAAGACAAAGAGCTGAGTAAGGAACAGCTAGTAGCATTTCTTGAAAACGTATTAAAAACTTCTGGGAAACTACGGGAGAACCTTCTTCACG GTACTTTGGAGCACTATGTTAATTGCCTGGATCTGGTAAACAAGAGACTACCTTTTGGCCTTGCCCAGGTTGGAGTGTGTTTTCATCCTGTTGCTGATACTAAGCAGACACCTGATGGTGTTAAAAG AATCggtgagaagactgaggcttcACTGGTTTGGTTTACTTCAGCAAGAACCGCAGGCCAGTGGCTTGATTTCTGGTTACGTCATCGACTCCTGTGGTGGAGAAAG TTTGCTATGAGTCCATCTAACTTCAGCAGCAGTGATTGTCAGGACGAAGAGGGACGAAAAGGAAACCAACTTTATTACAACTTCCCATGGGGAAAGGAGCCAATAGAGACCCTGTGGAATCTAGGAGACCGTGAACTTTTACACACGTGTCCTGGAAATGAGTCTCAATTACAC GGCCGAGATGGACGAAAAAATGTGGTTCCATATGTTTTATCTGTTACTGGAAATCTGGACCGAGGTGTGCTGGCTTACCTCTACGATTCTTTCCAGCTCACAGAGAACTCCTTTACAAGGAAGAAGAATCTTCATAGAAAG GTCTGTCAAGGGTTATTTAATGAATTACTAGAAAATGGAATTTCTGTGTGGCCTGGTTATATAGAAACTGTGCAGTCCTCATTGGAACAACTTTACTCAAA ATATGATGAAATGAGTATCCTGTTCACAGTTTTGATTACTGAAGCTACTTTGGAGAATGGATTAATACATCTGAGAAGTAGAGACACCACAATGAAGGAAATGATGCATATATCCAAAGTAAAAGATTTTTTGGTCAAGTATATATCATCAGCTAAGAATGTAtag
- the DDX5 gene encoding probable ATP-dependent RNA helicase DDX5 has protein sequence MSGYSSDRDRGRDRGFGAPRFGGSRAGPLSGKKFGNPGEKLVKKKWNLDELPKFEKNFYQEHPDLARRTAQEVETYRRSKEITVRGHNCPKPVLNFYEANFPANVMDVIARQNFTEPTAIQAQGWPVALSGLDMVGVAQTGSGKTLSYLLPAIVHINHQPFLERGDGPICLVLAPTRELAQQVQQVAAEYCRACRLKSTCIYGGAPKGPQIRDLERGVEICIATPGRLIDFLECGKTNLRRTTYLVLDEADRMLDMGFEPQIRKIVDQIRPDRQTLMWSATWPKEVRQLAEDFLKDYIHINIGALELSANHNILQIVDVCHDVEKDEKLIRLMEEIMSEKENKTIVFVETKRRCDELTRKMRRDGWPAMGIHGDKSQQERDWVLNEFKHGKAPILIATDVASRGLDVEDVKFVINYDYPNSSEDYIHRIGRTARSTKTGTAYTFFTPNNIKQVSDLISVLREANQAINPKLLQLVEDRGSGRSRGRGGMKDDRRDRYSAGKRGGFNTFRDRENYDRGYSSLLKRDFGAKTQNGVYSAANYTNGSFGSNFVSAGIQTSFRTGNPTGTYQNGYDSTQQYGSNVPNMHNGMNQQAYAYPATAAAPMIGYPMPTGYSQ, from the exons ATGTCGGGTTATTCGAGTGACCGAGACCGCGGCCGGGATCGAGG GTTTGGTGCACCTCGGTTTGGGGGCAGTAGGGCAGGGCCCCTATCTGGAAAGAAATTTGGAAACCCTGGGGAGAAACTAGTTAAAAAGAAGTGGAATCTCGATGAGCTGCCCAAATTTGAGAAGAATTTTTATCAAGAACACCCTGATTTGGCTAGGCGCACAGCA CAAGAGGTGGAGACATACAGAAGGAGTAAGGAAATTACGGTTAGAGGTCACAACTGCCCAAAGCCAGTTCTGAATTTTTATGAAGCAAACTTCCCTG CAAATGTCATGGATGTGATTGCAAGACAGAATTTTACTGAACCCACTGCTATTCAGGCTCAGGGATGGCCCGTTGCTCTAAGTGGACTGGATATGGTTGGAGTAGCACAGACTGGATCTGGGAAAACATTGTCT TATTTGCTGCCTGCTATCGTCCACATCAATCATCAGCCATTCCTAGAGAGAGGTGATGGGCCTATA tGCTTGGTGCTGGCACCAACTCGGGAACTGGCCCAACAGGTACAGCAAGTAGCTGCTGAATACTGTAGAGCCTGTCGACTGAAGTCCACTTGCATCTATGGTGGTGCTCCCAAGGGACCACAGATTCGTGATTTGGAGAGAG GTGTGGAAATTTGTATTGCAACACCTGGAAGACTGATTGACTTTTTAGAGTGTGGGAAAACCAATCTGAGAAGAACTACCTACCTTGTTCTTGATGAAGCAGATAGAATGCTTGATATGGGCTTTGAACCCCAAATAAGGAAGATTGTGGATCAAATAAGA CCTGATAGGCAAACCCTAATGTGGAGTGCAACTTGGCCAAAAGAAGTAAGACAGCTTGCTGAAGACTTTCTGAAAGACTACATTCATATAAACATTGGTGCACTAGAACTGAGTGCAAACCACAACATTCTTCAGATTGTGGATGTATGTCATGAtgtagaaaaggatgaaaa acttATTCGTCTAATGGAAGAGATCATGAGTGAGAAGGAGAATAAAACCATTGTTTTTGTTGAAACCAAAAGAAGATGTGATGAGCTTACTAGAAAAATGAGGAGAGATGG GTGGCCCGCCATGGGTATCCATGGTGACAAGAGTCAACAGGAGCGTGACTGGGTTCTAAATG AATTCAAACATGGAAAAGCTCCTATTCTGATTGCTACAGATGTGGCCTCCAGAGGGCTAG ATGTGGAAGATGTGAAATTTGTCATCAATTATGACTACCCTAACTCCTCAGAGGATTATATTCATCGAATTGGAAGAACTGCTCGCAGTACCAAAACAGGCACAGCATACACTTTCTTTACACCTAATAACATAAAGCAAGTGAGCGACCTTATCTCTGTGCTTCGTGAAGCTAATCAAGCAATTAATCCCAAGTTGCTTCAGTTGGTCGAAGACAGAGGTTCAG gTCGTTCCAGGGGTAGAGGAGGCATGAAGGATGACCGTCGGGACAGATACTCTGCGGGCAAAAGGGGTGGATTTAATACCTTTAGAGACAGGGAAAATTATGACAGAGGTTACTCTAGTCTGCTTAAGAGAGATTTTGGGGCAAAAACTCAGAATGGTGTTTACAGTGCTGCAAATTACACCAATGGGAGCTTTGGAAGTAATTTTGTGTCTGCTGGTATACAGACCAGTTTTAGGACTGGTAATCCAACAGGGACTTACCAGAATGGTTACGATAGCACTCAGCAATACGGAAGTAACGTTCCAAATATGCACAATGGTATGAACCAACAGGCATATGCATATCCTGCTACTGCAGCTGCGCCTATGATTGGTTATCCAATGCCAACAGGATATTCTCAATAA